A DNA window from Aminipila luticellarii contains the following coding sequences:
- a CDS encoding FMN-binding protein — translation MGNSTFKEHIKPSLVLVLICLVVSVALSQVHSITLPLINAMAAKTADQTRTLVLPNATTFTSYEGTLQEGIIDFYWADNGAGAAITAEANSYGGPITVMIGVDAKGAVTGVKVMSHSDTPGLGTKAQTPEYLSQYEGKTAADLIADLETVGQDTIKDNTNLDAVTGATISSNGVYHAVQRALAQFEAAGGVKNE, via the coding sequence ATGGGAAATTCTACGTTTAAAGAACACATAAAACCGTCCTTGGTATTAGTTCTGATTTGTCTTGTTGTATCCGTCGCTCTATCGCAGGTACATTCCATTACGCTGCCTCTCATCAATGCGATGGCAGCAAAGACGGCGGATCAGACCAGAACCTTAGTCCTTCCAAACGCAACGACCTTTACTTCGTATGAAGGAACACTGCAGGAGGGAATCATCGACTTTTATTGGGCAGACAATGGTGCCGGGGCAGCCATCACCGCAGAAGCAAACAGCTACGGCGGTCCGATCACGGTAATGATCGGTGTAGACGCAAAGGGTGCTGTCACGGGGGTCAAGGTCATGTCCCATTCGGATACGCCGGGTCTTGGGACAAAAGCGCAGACACCGGAATATTTAAGCCAATATGAAGGAAAAACAGCAGCAGATCTCATTGCTGATCTGGAAACGGTCGGGCAGGACACCATTAAGGATAATACTAATCTGGATGCGGTCACCGGCGCCACCATTTCTTCCAACGGCGTTTATCACGCAGTTCAGAGAGCTTTAGCACAGTTTGAAGCTGCAGGAGGTGTAAAGAATGAGTAA
- a CDS encoding RnfABCDGE type electron transport complex subunit D, whose amino-acid sequence MENKANDTLIVSSAPHLVSEVDTSRIMGTVILALVPSFFVSTYVFGFRVITLTLVCIAACVTLEYLFNKITKKKQTIGDLSAVVTGMLLAFNVPSNLSYIIAIIGCFVAIVIVKGLFGGLGQNVANPAITARIVLFLSFTTQMTTWPLPRGQQTADVVTGPTPLGILKGANGVLPSNTDMFFGFIGGSMGEISAIALLIGGIFLIWRGIISPIIPVSFIATVAVIALAAGQDPVFHVMAGGVMIGAFFMATDYATSPILPLGKLIFGIGCGCFTMIIRLFGSYPEGVSFAILLMNIITPHIDNFCERRIFGGVKS is encoded by the coding sequence ATGGAAAATAAAGCAAATGACACCTTAATCGTATCATCGGCACCTCACTTGGTCAGTGAGGTAGACACTTCCAGAATCATGGGGACGGTGATTTTAGCATTAGTACCTTCATTTTTTGTCAGCACATACGTGTTTGGATTCAGAGTAATTACGCTCACACTGGTCTGTATAGCGGCCTGCGTGACGTTGGAGTATCTTTTTAACAAAATAACAAAGAAAAAGCAGACGATTGGAGACTTGAGCGCGGTGGTAACCGGTATGCTTCTAGCCTTTAATGTGCCCTCCAATCTGTCTTACATAATAGCTATCATTGGATGCTTCGTTGCGATTGTCATTGTGAAAGGCCTGTTTGGAGGACTAGGACAAAATGTGGCTAATCCGGCTATTACAGCCAGAATTGTTCTCTTCCTTTCATTTACAACACAGATGACGACTTGGCCGCTGCCCAGAGGTCAGCAGACCGCTGATGTGGTGACCGGACCTACGCCTCTTGGCATTCTCAAAGGGGCAAATGGAGTTCTGCCTTCCAATACAGACATGTTCTTTGGGTTTATCGGCGGCTCCATGGGTGAAATCAGTGCCATTGCTCTGTTGATCGGAGGAATCTTCTTGATTTGGAGGGGAATCATCTCACCAATCATTCCGGTATCCTTTATTGCTACCGTTGCGGTCATAGCGCTGGCTGCGGGACAAGACCCTGTTTTTCATGTGATGGCAGGGGGTGTTATGATTGGTGCCTTCTTTATGGCCACGGATTACGCCACATCTCCAATCCTGCCGCTGGGGAAATTGATCTTTGGCATCGGCTGTGGTTGTTTCACTATGATCATCCGGCTGTTCGGATCTTATCCGGAAGGCGTGTCCTTTGCTATTTTACTGATGAATATTATAACGCCGCACATTGATAATTTCTGTGAGAGAAGAATATTTGGAGGTGTTAAGAGCTAA
- the rsxC gene encoding electron transport complex subunit RsxC: MAEKKKHLQSIHVPHNKNTVECETERMPIPDFVYISMSQHIGAPCRPLVKKGDSVKVGQPIGDSDVPMSVPIHSSVSGIVSGIEESRSDNGGKNTLVVIEADKKQELWEGIQAPKAGSREEFIQAVRASGLVGLGGAAFPTHIKYNPKNIQDVTTLIINGAECEPFITSDHRIMVEETENIIDGALLVMKQLGMQEGFIGVEDNKPDAIAALRSMIEQKGNPNIEVIPLRSRYPQGAERVMVYEVTGKTMDAGVLPADLGVILSNVTSIAFIGQYFKNGIPLIAKRITVDGDAISRPANVLCPIGTKIADVVEFCGGYKEPPKKILMGGPMMGRAIFSDQLPVIKNNNAILIFAGEQAWVKEETACINCGRCYRACPFKLMPTLLSSAVKRRDAGALERLKVMQCMECGSCSYICPARRPLSFNNKLGKAIVKEAQSK, encoded by the coding sequence ATGGCCGAGAAGAAAAAACATTTACAAAGCATACATGTACCGCATAACAAGAACACGGTTGAATGCGAAACAGAGAGAATGCCCATTCCTGATTTCGTTTATATCTCTATGTCTCAGCATATAGGAGCTCCGTGCAGGCCTCTTGTGAAAAAAGGGGATTCTGTCAAAGTGGGGCAGCCCATAGGCGATTCAGATGTACCGATGAGTGTGCCCATTCATTCCAGCGTTTCTGGAATTGTCTCCGGGATTGAGGAGTCCCGATCGGACAATGGCGGAAAGAATACGCTGGTTGTTATTGAAGCGGATAAAAAACAAGAATTATGGGAAGGAATACAGGCTCCAAAAGCAGGCAGCAGGGAGGAATTCATTCAGGCTGTAAGAGCTAGTGGTCTGGTGGGTCTAGGCGGAGCAGCATTTCCGACTCACATTAAATACAACCCTAAAAATATTCAGGATGTAACCACTTTGATTATAAATGGTGCGGAATGCGAACCATTTATTACTTCGGATCACCGAATCATGGTTGAGGAAACAGAAAATATTATTGATGGAGCACTGCTTGTCATGAAGCAGCTTGGCATGCAAGAGGGATTTATCGGTGTGGAAGATAATAAACCGGATGCTATCGCTGCTTTAAGGAGTATGATTGAACAAAAGGGAAATCCGAACATTGAGGTCATACCGCTAAGATCCCGGTACCCGCAGGGAGCAGAACGGGTTATGGTATATGAAGTAACCGGAAAGACTATGGATGCCGGTGTACTTCCTGCTGACCTTGGGGTGATTTTATCAAATGTGACTTCCATTGCGTTTATTGGACAGTATTTTAAAAATGGAATTCCCCTTATAGCGAAAAGAATAACAGTTGACGGGGATGCTATATCAAGACCGGCCAACGTTCTATGTCCCATTGGAACGAAGATTGCAGATGTCGTAGAGTTTTGTGGGGGATATAAAGAACCGCCGAAAAAAATTCTGATGGGCGGACCTATGATGGGAAGAGCTATTTTTTCAGACCAGCTGCCCGTTATTAAAAATAATAATGCGATCCTCATTTTTGCAGGAGAGCAGGCTTGGGTCAAGGAGGAGACTGCCTGCATTAACTGCGGCAGATGCTATAGAGCCTGTCCCTTCAAACTAATGCCGACACTTCTTTCTTCCGCTGTGAAAAGAAGGGATGCCGGAGCATTGGAGCGTCTTAAGGTCATGCAGTGTATGGAATGCGGAAGCTGTTCCTATATTTGTCCTGCCAGAAGACCTCTGAGTTTTAACAACAAACTGGGTAAAGCAATAGTAAAGGAGGCACAGAGTAAATAA
- a CDS encoding LysR family transcriptional regulator translates to MNINHLRYFQEVCKYNNITKASEAVHVSQPSITAAIKELENELGYQLFNRVNNRISLTDDGASFLLKAKNFINAYDNFHKEALDIGDKTHVVLKVGIPPVLGTFMFKKLVPAFEQQYPNTRLQMFEIGTISGLKRLNEGRLDFLLGAMDDTVYPQCDSKLIFRTKFGLAVGPDSPLAKEPFASKEMICQQPFIIFPNGSYHYTAITEHFKDHPLNIIMEASQISTIRYIVENNFAVTITYQESFDASAKIVHIPLEEPINANVSVLWRKNSYISNAMKAFIAFTSTIENHSQPKVESFWD, encoded by the coding sequence ATGAATATAAACCATCTAAGATACTTCCAAGAAGTATGTAAATATAATAATATTACGAAAGCATCAGAAGCGGTGCACGTTTCACAGCCATCCATTACGGCTGCCATAAAGGAACTGGAAAACGAGTTGGGGTATCAGCTCTTTAACCGGGTAAATAACCGGATCTCTTTAACAGATGACGGTGCTTCTTTTCTTTTAAAAGCAAAAAATTTCATCAATGCCTACGATAACTTTCATAAGGAGGCACTGGATATCGGCGACAAGACCCATGTGGTCCTAAAGGTGGGTATTCCTCCGGTGCTGGGAACTTTTATGTTTAAAAAACTTGTTCCGGCTTTTGAACAGCAATATCCCAATACGCGGCTGCAAATGTTTGAAATCGGTACAATATCCGGCTTAAAACGTTTAAACGAAGGCAGATTGGACTTTCTTCTCGGTGCGATGGACGATACCGTTTATCCTCAGTGTGATTCTAAATTAATATTCCGAACAAAATTCGGACTTGCCGTAGGCCCGGACAGCCCGCTGGCAAAGGAACCTTTTGCCAGCAAGGAAATGATCTGCCAACAGCCTTTCATTATTTTCCCGAATGGGTCTTATCACTATACCGCCATAACGGAGCACTTCAAAGATCATCCTTTGAACATTATTATGGAGGCAAGCCAGATTTCTACGATTCGCTATATCGTAGAAAACAATTTTGCAGTGACGATCACTTACCAGGAGAGCTTTGACGCTTCCGCAAAAATCGTACACATTCCTTTGGAAGAACCGATCAACGCCAACGTAAGCGTTCTTTGGAGAAAAAATTCCTATATTTCCAACGCCATGAAGGCCTTTATAGCCTTCACCTCAACCATCGAAAATCACAGTCAGCCTAAAGTGGAATCCTTCTGGGATTAG
- a CDS encoding AfsR/SARP family transcriptional regulator, with protein MLNLYFLGRARIEYNGKSVVENFRNKTIALICLLIINQDKYLSRERILGYLWPDSSEEAAKNNLRYNLWLIKKNIGKSESNEEFLFIDKELCGVNAEYDFQCDILDIMNFKPQQSDSIERLLKLKNMFEGEFLEGCYYNNCEDFNEVIIFQRTRLENFKVQILKRLTELYEKESKMEECLNVLEEILDIDPYDEEVALKIIILYMKIGKRGAGVLFYNSFRDRLASRLGIQPSEKLRNKFAELKQSQGSECQPQEPKVIQIQTICIKDIQYFWMADVVGKLVGQKRVMCEKVLNENMINALGYIQPAVFNDVQTEKNMEIPDVQIVNAFIHLILNICEEHKLEIFITEMENMDSVSVGVLKYLKNSGISKLSIHEH; from the coding sequence ATGCTGAATCTATATTTTTTGGGAAGAGCAAGAATAGAATATAATGGTAAAAGCGTGGTTGAAAATTTTCGGAATAAGACCATTGCTTTGATATGTCTGCTTATCATCAATCAGGACAAGTACTTAAGCAGAGAAAGAATTTTAGGTTATCTTTGGCCGGACAGCTCGGAAGAAGCTGCCAAAAATAATCTGCGGTATAATCTATGGTTAATTAAGAAAAACATTGGAAAAAGCGAGAGCAATGAAGAGTTTCTGTTTATTGATAAGGAGCTCTGCGGTGTGAACGCCGAGTATGATTTTCAGTGTGATATCCTTGATATTATGAATTTTAAGCCCCAGCAGTCTGATTCTATTGAAAGGCTATTAAAGCTGAAAAATATGTTTGAGGGAGAATTCTTAGAGGGCTGTTATTATAATAATTGTGAGGACTTTAACGAAGTTATTATTTTTCAAAGAACACGTTTGGAAAATTTCAAAGTACAGATTTTAAAGAGATTAACGGAACTGTATGAAAAAGAAAGCAAGATGGAAGAATGCTTGAATGTCTTGGAGGAAATTCTGGATATCGATCCATATGATGAAGAGGTGGCTTTAAAAATAATTATTCTCTATATGAAAATCGGGAAACGCGGGGCAGGAGTACTTTTTTATAATTCATTCAGGGATAGGCTTGCCAGCAGACTTGGGATTCAACCATCCGAGAAATTGCGTAACAAATTCGCCGAGCTTAAACAAAGTCAAGGATCTGAGTGTCAGCCTCAAGAACCTAAGGTGATACAAATACAGACTATTTGTATCAAGGATATTCAGTATTTTTGGATGGCTGACGTAGTAGGAAAGCTTGTTGGACAAAAACGGGTAATGTGCGAAAAAGTGTTAAATGAAAATATGATTAATGCTCTTGGATATATACAGCCGGCTGTCTTTAATGACGTACAAACTGAAAAAAATATGGAAATACCAGATGTGCAGATCGTTAATGCATTTATCCACCTCATATTAAATATTTGCGAAGAACATAAGTTGGAAATTTTTATTACAGAAATGGAAAATATGGATTCGGTTTCTGTAGGGGTTTTAAAATATTTAAAAAATAGCGGCATAAGTAAGCTGAGCATCCATGAACATTAA
- a CDS encoding amidohydrolase, whose product MHADIIVKNAKCLTMNNGNKADWIAVHNGTILALGQSTAYGDLVAENTVIIDAGGNTVLPGFIDSHFHVVQTALNAKRIDLRGVHSFEEIGMLIQKSVLENPGKNIIGMRLQVEQLREKKFPDRLELDRYCNDVAVWINCLDYQVSMLNTYGLLYYKVPFNMQGIEKDSQSVATGVFRGKANAVLRTNILDGITDKVRKEAVSDIVPGLLKTGITTVNAMEGGYMYSDRDADFIYEYGSEFPVDMELFYQSLDVEKIKRMHLKRIGGSFYVDGTMGARTAALSFEYADRPGTMGGLRYTQSELNEFVLECYKNHLQLSLYTIGDRAIGAALKAHEAALYQTGITGLRHRLEHVELANAEHIHQAKEMGIIFSMNPTYETYWGGPDKMYRKRLGDHYIKTNMFREIIDQGVCLTGGSDSDVTEYNPMIGVSAAVNHPVKQHQISVYEALEMYTCKSAYAIFAEKEKGTLEVGKIADIVVLDQDILSVPHDLLDQVKVIVTIKSGDILYNTLG is encoded by the coding sequence ATGCATGCAGATATAATTGTAAAAAATGCAAAATGTTTAACAATGAATAATGGTAACAAAGCAGATTGGATTGCCGTTCACAACGGAACCATTCTTGCCTTGGGACAGAGCACAGCATATGGTGATTTGGTTGCTGAAAACACAGTTATCATTGATGCAGGAGGCAATACTGTTTTGCCAGGATTTATTGACAGTCATTTCCATGTTGTACAGACCGCTTTAAATGCAAAGCGAATCGATTTAAGAGGGGTTCATAGCTTTGAAGAAATCGGAATGCTGATTCAAAAATCAGTCCTTGAAAATCCGGGGAAAAACATAATTGGTATGCGCCTTCAAGTGGAACAGCTCAGAGAAAAGAAATTTCCTGATCGTTTGGAACTGGATCGATATTGCAATGATGTTGCGGTCTGGATTAACTGCTTGGATTATCAGGTCAGTATGCTGAACACATACGGACTTTTATACTATAAGGTTCCGTTTAATATGCAGGGAATAGAAAAGGATAGTCAGAGTGTTGCGACAGGTGTGTTCAGAGGAAAGGCAAATGCCGTTCTGCGAACGAACATATTGGATGGTATAACAGATAAAGTTAGAAAAGAGGCTGTTTCAGACATTGTTCCGGGGCTTCTGAAAACAGGCATTACTACGGTAAACGCCATGGAAGGCGGATACATGTACAGCGACAGAGATGCGGACTTCATTTATGAATACGGGAGTGAGTTTCCTGTGGACATGGAGCTTTTTTATCAGTCCTTGGATGTAGAAAAGATAAAGCGCATGCATTTAAAGCGCATTGGCGGAAGCTTTTATGTGGACGGAACCATGGGGGCAAGGACGGCAGCCTTATCTTTTGAATATGCAGATCGGCCGGGAACAATGGGAGGTTTGCGTTATACTCAAAGTGAATTAAATGAATTTGTACTGGAATGTTATAAGAATCATCTACAGTTATCCCTGTATACGATTGGAGACAGAGCTATTGGTGCTGCTTTGAAGGCTCATGAGGCGGCATTGTATCAAACAGGTATAACGGGATTGAGGCATAGATTGGAGCATGTGGAGCTTGCAAATGCGGAGCATATACATCAGGCGAAAGAAATGGGAATCATTTTTTCCATGAACCCGACGTATGAAACGTATTGGGGCGGACCGGATAAAATGTATAGAAAACGTCTGGGAGATCATTATATTAAAACGAACATGTTCAGAGAAATCATTGATCAGGGTGTATGTCTTACCGGAGGCTCCGACAGCGATGTAACGGAGTACAATCCTATGATTGGTGTTTCCGCAGCGGTGAATCATCCCGTTAAACAGCATCAAATCAGCGTGTACGAAGCCCTGGAAATGTATACCTGTAAATCGGCTTATGCTATCTTTGCGGAAAAGGAGAAGGGAACGCTTGAAGTGGGAAAAATTGCAGATATTGTTGTACTTGATCAAGATATCCTTTCGGTACCTCATGACCTATTGGATCAGGTTAAAGTAATAGTTACGATTAAGTCTGGAGATATTCTTTACAATACTTTAGGCTAG
- a CDS encoding amidohydrolase: protein MKLDVLLKNGKIYTMEEEGKTVEALGIKDGKIVFAGSNQEADSFSSTSIVDLENRAVVPGMADSHMHMYAYCQNQTTVNLEQAKSIDEMIALMKEKVKKTPEGSWIKGSNFDQTKFKENRFPTRKDLDKISTVHPIVIRRCCLHAIVANTKALELAGVGIGYDGGPGGIVEFDEDGMPNGILREQSTKVFDEIIPDPLTDEAEKKRIFLQVLKDMSSKGVTTIHTYAAKIWRYNEDIDTYRRLDKEKELPVRVTVYLDELFTPEGLTAEQKADPFRLVQYGGHKIFSDGSLGSRSAALQEPYSDDPDNRGFVVCEQEELNDKVLKAYEYGLQPAIHAIGDRALDMTLTAIEEALRITKANGMTEEEQKKRLPFRIIHVQIINDALLQRMKKLPLILDIQPVFLGTDAHWIEERIGSQRAKGSYAWKTLKDAGMIQTGGSDCPVETYDPIAGIFSAVARCDKDGKPAGGYRPEEKLSVYEAIELFTKNVHYATGQQDYLGTLEVGKFADLVVLDRNPFEVDEMEIKDIKVKQTYIAGKRVF from the coding sequence ATGAAGTTAGATGTATTGCTTAAGAATGGAAAGATATATACAATGGAAGAAGAGGGTAAAACGGTTGAAGCCTTAGGCATAAAAGACGGAAAGATTGTTTTTGCCGGAAGCAATCAGGAAGCAGACAGCTTTAGCAGTACGAGTATTGTCGATTTGGAAAATCGTGCAGTAGTACCGGGTATGGCTGATTCCCATATGCATATGTACGCTTACTGCCAGAATCAGACCACAGTCAATCTGGAACAGGCTAAAAGCATAGATGAAATGATTGCGTTAATGAAAGAAAAAGTGAAAAAAACCCCGGAAGGAAGCTGGATTAAAGGTTCAAATTTTGATCAGACTAAATTTAAAGAAAACCGTTTTCCTACCCGAAAGGATTTGGATAAGATCAGTACCGTGCACCCGATTGTGATCAGAAGGTGCTGTCTGCATGCGATCGTGGCGAATACCAAAGCTCTTGAATTAGCTGGAGTAGGGATTGGGTACGATGGAGGACCGGGAGGAATCGTAGAATTTGATGAAGACGGAATGCCAAATGGAATTTTGAGGGAACAGAGCACGAAGGTCTTTGATGAAATCATTCCGGATCCGCTGACAGATGAAGCGGAAAAGAAAAGAATTTTTTTGCAGGTACTGAAAGATATGTCTTCTAAGGGAGTGACTACAATTCATACATACGCTGCAAAAATTTGGCGCTATAATGAAGACATTGATACATATCGCAGGCTTGATAAAGAAAAGGAGCTTCCTGTACGAGTGACTGTATATCTGGATGAATTGTTCACGCCAGAGGGGTTGACCGCAGAGCAGAAGGCAGACCCATTCAGACTGGTTCAATATGGCGGACATAAAATATTTTCAGATGGATCTCTTGGATCCCGATCAGCAGCATTACAGGAGCCTTACAGTGATGATCCCGATAATAGAGGGTTTGTTGTTTGTGAGCAGGAAGAATTGAACGATAAGGTCCTCAAAGCTTATGAGTACGGTCTGCAACCTGCTATCCATGCAATCGGAGACCGCGCCCTTGATATGACGCTTACTGCTATAGAAGAAGCCTTACGCATAACGAAGGCAAATGGCATGACGGAAGAGGAACAAAAGAAACGCCTGCCATTCCGAATCATTCACGTGCAGATAATAAACGATGCACTTCTTCAACGGATGAAAAAACTTCCGCTGATACTGGATATACAACCAGTATTCCTTGGCACGGATGCACATTGGATTGAAGAGCGTATTGGAAGCCAGCGGGCAAAAGGCTCATATGCATGGAAGACGTTAAAAGATGCCGGGATGATACAGACCGGAGGGTCTGACTGTCCGGTTGAGACGTATGATCCTATCGCCGGAATATTTTCTGCTGTGGCGCGTTGTGATAAAGACGGAAAACCGGCAGGAGGGTACAGGCCTGAGGAAAAGCTTTCCGTTTATGAGGCGATTGAGCTGTTTACGAAGAATGTTCATTATGCCACCGGCCAGCAGGACTACTTAGGAACTCTGGAAGTGGGCAAGTTTGCTGATTTGGTAGTTTTAGACCGCAATCCATTCGAAGTGGATGAAATGGAGATAAAGGATATTAAGGTGAAACAAACTTATATTGCAGGGAAAAGGGTATTTTAA
- the nhaC gene encoding Na+/H+ antiporter NhaC, which yields MDQNFKKPSLAISLIIVLFLFGSFAVQLVTTGAPDVHMTLIFSAAFAVVLLTIFNKTPMALIEEGIIHGTKIATISMMILMFIGVMIPAWIAAGTIPSLIYYGIQIISPSVFLLTTTLVCSLSCLATGTSWGTAATFGVALMGIGSGLGIDPAMTAGAIISGAIFGDKLSPISDTVNLSSATCEVNVFAHIKSVATATIPGYILALAAAIFLGMKHSKGQIDSHEVDALLSGLSAHFNVTPIFAIISLIPMILVIVLALRKFNALATIVISALVGMGIAIVFQGYHLTDMMSYMNYGYVIDTGNANIDKLLNRGGLQSMMWTVSIGYLGLSYGGILEKTGVLNTLLFSAKSVTSNARNLILTHMLAGMATVMATASPYVGILIPGRMFIAGYDKLGIKRTVASRTLEHSGICLDPLLPWSLGAVYFSGVLGVSPLEYAPYTVLCWTVPIIAAFYAITGIFVWKEDSLPDGAEADKTAETAVRSGTEN from the coding sequence ATGGATCAAAATTTTAAAAAACCATCTCTGGCAATATCGTTGATAATTGTATTGTTTTTGTTTGGAAGTTTTGCTGTACAGCTTGTTACAACGGGGGCGCCTGATGTGCATATGACGCTGATTTTCTCTGCGGCTTTTGCGGTAGTACTGCTTACAATTTTTAACAAAACACCTATGGCACTTATTGAGGAAGGAATTATTCATGGAACAAAAATAGCAACAATATCGATGATGATTTTGATGTTTATCGGCGTTATGATTCCGGCATGGATTGCAGCGGGAACCATTCCGTCCTTGATTTACTATGGCATACAGATAATCTCGCCATCCGTATTTTTATTGACGACTACCCTGGTCTGTTCTTTATCCTGTCTGGCGACAGGAACTTCCTGGGGCACAGCCGCAACCTTTGGGGTGGCACTTATGGGAATTGGAAGCGGACTTGGAATTGATCCGGCGATGACTGCGGGCGCAATTATTTCCGGAGCAATTTTTGGTGATAAATTATCTCCAATTTCTGACACAGTAAATTTATCTTCTGCAACCTGCGAGGTCAATGTTTTTGCACATATTAAAAGTGTAGCCACAGCAACCATACCAGGTTATATACTGGCTTTAGCAGCAGCAATTTTTCTTGGGATGAAGCATTCAAAAGGACAGATAGACAGTCATGAAGTAGATGCTTTACTCTCCGGGCTGAGCGCACATTTTAATGTGACACCTATTTTCGCTATTATCAGTTTAATACCTATGATTTTGGTTATTGTGCTGGCCTTAAGAAAGTTTAATGCCCTAGCAACGATTGTTATCAGCGCACTGGTGGGGATGGGGATTGCTATTGTATTTCAGGGATATCATTTGACCGACATGATGAGCTACATGAATTATGGATATGTGATAGATACCGGAAACGCAAATATAGATAAGCTTTTGAACAGAGGCGGACTGCAATCCATGATGTGGACGGTATCCATTGGGTATTTGGGCTTGTCTTACGGAGGAATTTTGGAAAAGACAGGAGTACTTAACACCCTGTTGTTCAGTGCCAAATCGGTTACAAGCAATGCTCGAAATTTGATTTTAACACATATGCTGGCAGGAATGGCAACCGTTATGGCAACCGCAAGCCCTTATGTTGGAATTTTGATTCCGGGCAGAATGTTTATTGCGGGTTATGATAAATTAGGAATTAAAAGAACGGTTGCTTCAAGAACTTTGGAGCACTCTGGAATTTGCCTGGATCCACTGCTGCCATGGTCCCTTGGTGCCGTATACTTTTCGGGTGTACTCGGTGTCAGCCCTCTTGAATATGCACCTTATACAGTCTTATGCTGGACTGTTCCAATAATAGCGGCATTTTATGCTATAACAGGCATATTTGTATGGAAGGAAGATTCTTTGCCAGATGGGGCAGAGGCAGATAAAACAGCAGAAACAGCAGTTAGATCAGGAACAGAAAATTAA